The genomic DNA TTACCTATTTGTGGTGCTACAATTCCTATAAAACCAATAATTAACAATATCAAAAGAAAGATAGTAACACCTATTGATACTATTCTATTCATCTTTAGCCTTTTTTCAAAAAATGTAACTATTGGCTCCATAAATATCGCAATAAAAAATGCATAGATAACTGGAATTAAGTATCCAACATATCTACTATAAATTTCTGTAATTGTAGTATATTGTTGAAAAAAACTTTGGACTATAATTAGTACAATTCCTACGACTACAATTTTAAATGCTTTCCCTTTCGTATCCATTTTACACCTCTATCTAACTATATAGTCAAGACCATTATCGTCGTCTTTATCACCAACTACTTTTATTACAAGTCTATCGGGAATACCAATAATAACCTCGCCTGGATCTTTAATCCACCCTCTTTTTACATTTATCTTTAATGGAGAATTAGAACTTGTAACTCTTACCATGTTATCTTTAAATTTCACATTAACTCCACCAAGATTTGTATCTACAAAAAGATCTTTTTCTTCTTTTTGTAATGAATACGTATATTGAAGTTTACCATCTACATATATCTCTACACGAGATGCTTTTTGTTGTCTAAGATCCATAATTTTTAATCCCACAACAGAAAAAAAAGCTATGAAAAAAGCGTAGATAAATATATCTCCGAATTTAAAATACTTAGGTTTTCTTTTCATGTTTTCTCCTAACCTACTACTCCTATTTTTTCTCCCATATATACTTTTGTTTCGATTCCTTTTTTAGTATTTTCTATTAAATCTTTATCTAGTTTAACTTTTCCCTTTTCAAAAACAAGAATACAAGTTGAGCCCCCAAAATAAAAATATCCTTTTTCTTGTCCTTTTTTTACAAAACTATTAGGCTTGTATGTTTGTTTTATTCCACCAACCATTGTAGCTCCAACTTCTATCATTACAATATCTCCAAATTTTTGTGTTTTAAGTATTGAATATTCTCTCTTATTTTCACAAAAAATTCTAAAATTTCTTCTAATTGCATGAGTTGAAACTGAATAATAATCACCATTTATTAAATGCGAATCTCCAATTATTCCATCTGCTGGAAAATGAAATCTATGATAATCAACAGGTGCTAATCTGATAATGACAAATATCCCATCTTCATATTTTTTAGCTAAATTTTTATCTTGAAAAAATTCATCTAATGTAAATTGATCTCCTTTTACATAAAATTTCTTATCATTTTTAATATTTTCTAATACTAATATCTTTCCATCTGCTGGAGATACGATTACATTGTCATCAGTATCAATGGTTCTAACTCCAGGTTTTAATTCTCTATAAAAGAAATCATTAAATGAAGTAAATTCACTGACATCTTTTTTAGCTTCACTTATATTTATTCCTACTTCTTTTATAAAATCAGGTATTTTTTTCACTGATTCTGGCTTATCCATTAATCTTCCATATTTCTCTGTAAGAAATTTCTTTTTCACAACCATATTTAGTGGAAGTTCTCCAAATGGATTATAATATAAAAATTTTAAATATTTTTCTCCTGGAACTTTTTCTGTAAATATTTCTCCTGTTTTTCTCTCTATATAATTAATCTTTTTAAATTCCATTATTTCTCCTTTAAATTTTATTAGTACTTTAGCCAACTTTAGTATATAATGTCTTTGTAACATGAAATACTAAAGAGGATATAACATGAAAAAAATCGCTCTTATTGCACACGATAATATGAAAGAGGATCTTGTAAATTTTGTTAAAACACACGTAGACTTTTTTAAAAAATATCCTTTAGTTGCTACTGGAACTACAGGTAAAAAAATAATGGATGCAACAGGTCTTGATATTTGCAGATACCAATCTGGACCTATTGGTGGAGACCAACAAATAGGTGCTGATATTGCTACAAATACAATTGAAGCTGTTTTCTTTTTTAGAGACCCAC from Fusobacterium hominis includes the following:
- a CDS encoding NusG domain II-containing protein, whose amino-acid sequence is MKRKPKYFKFGDIFIYAFFIAFFSVVGLKIMDLRQQKASRVEIYVDGKLQYTYSLQKEEKDLFVDTNLGGVNVKFKDNMVRVTSSNSPLKINVKRGWIKDPGEVIIGIPDRLVIKVVGDKDDDNGLDYIVR
- a CDS encoding phosphatidylserine decarboxylase codes for the protein MEFKKINYIERKTGEIFTEKVPGEKYLKFLYYNPFGELPLNMVVKKKFLTEKYGRLMDKPESVKKIPDFIKEVGINISEAKKDVSEFTSFNDFFYRELKPGVRTIDTDDNVIVSPADGKILVLENIKNDKKFYVKGDQFTLDEFFQDKNLAKKYEDGIFVIIRLAPVDYHRFHFPADGIIGDSHLINGDYYSVSTHAIRRNFRIFCENKREYSILKTQKFGDIVMIEVGATMVGGIKQTYKPNSFVKKGQEKGYFYFGGSTCILVFEKGKVKLDKDLIENTKKGIETKVYMGEKIGVVG
- the mgsA gene encoding methylglyoxal synthase, yielding MKKIALIAHDNMKEDLVNFVKTHVDFFKKYPLVATGTTGKKIMDATGLDICRYQSGPIGGDQQIGADIATNTIEAVFFFRDPLTAQPHEPDISALIRLADVHKIPIATNISTAELIIQALKTR